Proteins found in one Oscillospiraceae bacterium genomic segment:
- the trpB gene encoding tryptophan synthase subunit beta produces MNYRDFDNYLKNFPDKDGRFGEYGGQYLPPELIPAFKEIDDAYETICRSAQFINELRRIRREFQGRPTPVYHCERLSRKFGHCQIYLKREDLNHTGAHKLNHCMGEGLLAKYMGKKKIIAETGAGQHGVALATAAAYFGLECDIYMGEVDIKKQAPNVTRMKMLGARVVPVSHGLKTLKEAVDAAFEAYLKEYNDAIYCIGSVVGPHPFPKMVRDFQMVVGIEAKEQFQEMTGMLPDAITACVGGGSNAMGLFTAFLPEPVEIYGVEPMGRGLAVGDNAASITLGKKGVLHGFESYLLQDEKGDPQPVYSIASGLDYPSVGPEHAYLHDCGRVNYVSVTDDEAMEAFFNLCRLEGIIPAVESSHALAYAMKYAKEHGTGSILVNLSGRGDKDIDFVEEKYGYGDQFFK; encoded by the coding sequence ATGAATTACCGCGATTTTGACAACTACCTGAAAAATTTCCCCGACAAGGACGGGCGATTCGGCGAATACGGCGGACAATATCTGCCGCCGGAGCTTATCCCCGCATTTAAGGAAATTGACGACGCTTATGAGACCATCTGCCGCAGCGCGCAGTTTATCAACGAACTTCGCCGCATTCGCCGCGAATTTCAAGGCCGCCCGACCCCGGTTTATCATTGTGAGCGGTTATCGCGGAAATTCGGGCACTGCCAGATTTACCTGAAGCGTGAAGATTTGAACCATACCGGCGCACATAAGCTCAATCACTGCATGGGTGAGGGTCTTTTGGCCAAATATATGGGTAAGAAAAAGATTATCGCCGAGACCGGTGCGGGTCAGCACGGCGTCGCACTTGCCACAGCGGCGGCCTATTTCGGCCTTGAATGCGATATCTATATGGGCGAGGTTGATATTAAGAAGCAAGCCCCCAACGTCACCCGCATGAAGATGCTCGGTGCGCGCGTGGTGCCGGTTTCGCATGGTTTGAAAACCCTGAAAGAAGCCGTCGACGCCGCGTTCGAAGCCTATTTGAAAGAATATAACGATGCGATTTATTGCATCGGATCGGTGGTCGGACCGCATCCGTTCCCCAAGATGGTGCGCGACTTCCAGATGGTGGTCGGAATCGAAGCTAAGGAACAATTTCAGGAGATGACGGGCATGCTGCCCGATGCCATCACCGCGTGTGTGGGCGGCGGTTCCAACGCGATGGGCTTGTTCACAGCGTTTTTACCCGAGCCGGTTGAGATCTACGGGGTTGAACCCATGGGTCGCGGGCTGGCTGTCGGCGATAACGCCGCGTCGATCACGCTGGGCAAAAAGGGTGTTCTGCACGGCTTTGAGAGCTATTTATTGCAGGATGAAAAAGGCGATCCGCAGCCGGTTTACTCAATTGCGAGCGGATTGGACTATCCGTCGGTCGGGCCGGAACATGCCTATCTGCACGACTGCGGACGGGTCAACTATGTCTCTGTCACGGATGACGAAGCGATGGAGGCGTTTTTCAACCTCTGCCGTCTGGAGGGTATTATCCCTGCCGTCGAGAGTTCGCACGCGCTGGCCTATGCGATGAAGTATGCCAAAGAACACGGAACGGGTTCGATTCTCGTCAACCTCTCGGGCCGCGGTGATAAGGACATTGATTTCGTGGAAGAGAAATACGGCTACGGGGATCAGTTTTTTAAATAG